Genomic DNA from Osmia lignaria lignaria isolate PbOS001 chromosome 6, iyOsmLign1, whole genome shotgun sequence:
ACCAGCTTACGACTTTGAGCGTGCTCCGACTGTAACGGTGCCTGCCTGTCTTTCGCTGCCCGCGGAACAATTTCATTCGCGGCTTTGTTCGCTTCCTGTATACCCCTTTTCGGCTACGTTCATCGATACGCGATTCGCGTGAAAAGTAAATTCAATTACTTTTTGATAAAActaaatttagaatatttagTTGCAAAGAGGGTTCGAAAAGCAATCGGGTAAAAAAATGTAAACCTGATCGACGGTGATTTTCAAGCGAGTCACCGTATGTTCGTTCGTTCACGAGAGTGCGGTTCGCTAGCGGTGTTCCTGTTACTGCTCATTGGCCACCCTGCACGAGAGAATTGCGCGAAACACAAGCAGAGCGTGTTGTTACGTAACCCTGGTCATTGTTTGcacatcgtcgtcgtcgtcgtcacaGAATTGTAACGGAGAGAATACCAGCGAAAAATGAGCGTCGAATAAGCGAGGAAAAAAGCGCGAATTTTCCCAGAGAGCTTGTAGAGAGAACGAAGGCATTCCTTGGCAACCGAGCAGACACGCGTCACGAGGACTTCAGTGCACCGGAAGCGTCGCTCTTCTGGATATCTTTGTCCGACGTTCCGTTTACCGTGTGTTCGCGACACGGATTTTTCTCCAGATTTTTTGCCACTGTTATCCTATCGCCATTAATCGCGTTAGCCTGTGTGGAAGAGGAGAGTTAATAGAGCGACGTTTACCATCGACTGGACGTTCACGAAGAGAAGTCATCTTCTGTCCGCCCCGATTGCCAACCTTAGCTTGTCTCTCGTTTCCTTTGCTCGTCGTGTTTCTCATCGCGTTTCctctcgaacggctttccgttttCTCCTTGAATTTACAGCATGCTCTGCCGTCATCCCCTTGATTCGTCGCCGATCGTCGCTCGTCGGCCACTCCACCGGTCTATCAGAGGAAAGAGAACATCGATCGAATTAACGTAATTACTCGTTCGTGCGTGATACGTGCGCGTCGTGGCAAAACGAGCGTCAAAGTCGATCCTCGGGAGTCACGAAAGAGCGGGGCAGATTTTACAAAACGTTAATTGCACGCGCGCGGGCCTATGTGTATAACGTATAGAACGCTGACTCTATACCGTATAGCCACAGGTCGGAGAAAAATCAAGAGCCGAAATAATGGATTTCGAGGCGGGACGATGAAAAACGACGATAATTTTTCTGGACAAGTACCGTCAACGTTCGGCTTTTTCAGCCCGGTTTACGCGCAACTAATTACCCATATGCCACGTGTTATTATAAATAGCCAATCGTTACCGACACACAGCCGCATCCGCGATTCGCCCATAATGGCGTGTTATCGGATAAATAAAACGGATAGCCACGGAAGGGTGCGCTCCGATTATGCATCGACGCCTCTCGTCAGCGTATGTTGCTACGTATACCTACTCTCTGGCCACCCGTATAACTGTTTTCCCAACGAACGACGTCGATAgcttttttactcgttccaaCGTTCTCCattattctctctctctccccctttGAATTAGTAAGTATATATCTAGCATGTAAACGAGACGACATACTGTAACGAGGAAAAGCTTATCGAGacacaaaaatttcttaccattaTTCAGTGCGTACAACTATAATACTCTACATTTAATTATCATTGAATTTGTGAAAAAACGAGTTCTTGTCCTTTTTTACAAAATACTTCGGTGTAAGTTGCTTCAGCTATCATGAAAAATACTTTTGAATATGCGAAAAAAGGACAGCAAGCGACACGTCTTTTTGGAAGGTAAAATGATTTCAGTCCGCCGTGATATTCCGGCTAAACGCATTAGAAGGCTCATTTAAATACGACACAATGACGACCCGCAGCGCCCCGTCGCACGCTAAAATTCGTCGGTTGAAATAATGCTGTCCAAACACGTTATCTTGGCATCGTCTAAATCCATTCCGTTCATCGATCACAACGAGCCGTTGATCAGGATGCTTCTGAACGAAATTTCTGAACGAAATAACCTCGTGACATCTGCGTTTTGTCCGGCATCGAACGAGGAGATGATTTTCGTTCGCGAAAGTAACGCGTTGCCGGTCTCGCCGCGGCTCGACACCTCTATCCGACGTCAATACTTTTCCACGTTGAACGCGACGCAAGACAATCACGTTGACACCCGGTGATGGATGTCCTGGCCGCTCAAAATACCCCCCTTCAGTTTTCCCGCCAATAAAGCCCATTGTAAATGCGAACTATTCGAAATATTAGAGCGGCATGGCGATTACCGGCCGTTCAGTCATCGTTCCTGACGCACCGTAATCCTTTCCATCTTCCTCCGCGTCCTTTTTTGTTCTGCCGCCTCTCGTGCTCTTCGCTTTCCTTCGCTCCGAAACTCGTCCCCCCGAATCAGCCTCTCGTTTCGTCGTCTTTCCTCGCGCGACGTGCCTCAAACCTCGATTTCCTGCAGCCGggtataaaagaaagaaaaaaaaaaaaagaaaatgtcctATCGAATGTCGAAACATCCTGCTGACAGCATATCTATTATTACCCGGAGCCCCGAAGGTTGTTCCTCTATCGGCCGTTGACAATCTCTGACGTGCCTTGTGCTCAATGAACAGCGTAACAATACTATTTCAGCAATCGAGCGAGAGAAGACAACCGGCAAACGCGGGATCGACGGTTCTCCGTTGCCGCGCTAGAAGAATGAACCACCTCGCTGTCACTTCTGGTTGCTCGTTATCGGTGTGCCGAGTCCCTTAGATACTAGCCTCCAACGTTGTAGGCGGCAGCGAGAATTTTCAACGTCCAACCCAGAGAGAAGCAATGTCCTCGTCCATAGATaaatagaaaggaaaagaaTCGTGTTGGAATTGTTTGTTCTCTTTCTTCTCGAAAAGTTAGCCTCGATTATCTTCACCGAGAAGGAGACAAGCCGATTCGTCGCCCCCTCTAGGGCTTCGACTCCGTGAACGCTGTGAAGCTTAAAGAGATAGGATTACTCGCGATTCGAAATTTATTTACACCGGCCTTAATCCCTATTATAGCCGCACGCGTAGCCCGAGGAAATGGCCGAGCAATTTCGGATTTCGACTGCCGTGAGATGATGGATCGCCGTTTCGTAGCCCGGCGCTGATGATACCTCGCAGATGTAACCTCCGCACCCTTTTCGGGACGGAACCACTTGCCGGTGATTATCGATTAAACGCATGCACGTTGTTGCCTCCTCTACTCGGGTCTTGCCTCGATTTTCTTTCTAGTTCGCcccccttccttccttccttccttccttccttcctttctttcattctttcttttcctttaagTCTTCGGTTGTATCGCTTTCGTTCCGGCACCGCCGACATCTGGCCCGCGGCGGCCTGATCGCCCTATCGTATCCAGAACGGCAAACTTTCCGTATCGCTGGATAAAAGGCTTGGATCGTCGTCGAAAAGTCGGCTGGCAAGTTCGCGGTCGTGCACACGGAAGCAGACGTCAAACGTGGCCTCGATGTTGGCCTAAAACTTGAATTATCGTCTCTGTAACGAGCAATCTCGATAGGATTAAAAGGTTGTTTACCGGAACGGAAAGCCGTGGAGTTTGGGTTTACTTGGCGCAGACGACAGAAGCGTATCCTGCCGGCGACGGCTTCCTAGGGAATGCATACGCGTTACACTTGTGTCTAGTTACTCTCTTCCTTTAGCTACTCTCGTTACGCGAGCTACTCCAGCCAACCGTTCCCGTCTATCCACAGTCCCTTGATAAAAATTAACATCCATATACCGGGCGCGTGCGAGCCACTCGAGCCAGACGACTTCCGGAAATGTCGAACATATGTCGCCACTTCAGATAATCCGAAGCTTTTAACCAATAATCTAATCAGCATCAAGGAACGAGAAATACATTTAGCATAATCGATCAGTACTACGGTTACCTTAAATGCATTTCGATCCACCTTTCAAAGATAAGCGACTCTTCACCGGGATACATCTGGTCGGTTATGATATGGTATTGCTCTTGAAAAAGTATGTTTCACCTCCAGAGTGACATTTTCGTTTCCAGACATTCCACTTGGGAGAGAGATTGCCGACTTTGGCGGGGTCACACAAATATTCTTTCGACCTCTTAAAGAAACGTAACAGAAATATACCAATGATGTTTCTAACGATAAAAACGATGCAGAGTTGTGAACGGAATCGGGCAAAGCTGTGCAAGAATTTTGCTCAGGCTGAAAGTCAGACGGGTAAGTCGGAACACGCCCGAGGAGGCGCAAGCTTCTTCgactttataaataataaattcgcGTGAAAACAGCCAGAAAGACGGAGAGAAGACAAAGACAGCGGGAGGatggaagaaaaggaagaacgaGGAGGGAGGTGAAGGAAAGACGAGAGAAACGAGGGAGAGACAGAGACGGGTGATAATAAAGAGCAGGCAGTAAGAGCGGCGAAGTGACGTCCTGTGTCGCGGAGTCATAAACTGGGCCCTAGGATCTCGGGCTTACACTCTTATTAAAACGTCGTCCTGCATATTGACGGTTATTGATCACCTTTCGCACACCTCGCTGCTTTTACGATACAAGGTTCGTGTCACCTTGAAAACCACGGATACCATCGACGTTTCGcaaagagtttgacgatgtccgTGTGGAAATGCATGTTTATTCGTATTTGGTAATACTGTAATATATTCACGAATATATGTACCTAACGAAACGATTAAAATTGCAACAGAACTGATCACGTTATTGACGCGCCTTTTGTCTTAACCGTTAGATACATTGTTAAGTGATACCATGTATAATGAGCATCGTACTGTCAACCAAATGTAGTCACTGTTTGATGTAAATTGCTGCTCCCTTACTCTTGTACGAGTCCTTTGAACAGGAGGTCCTTCAATGCGCTCTTTGCGAACAGTACCATTAAATCTATCTAGCGGTGAACAACGTAACTAACAAAacagaaaattacaaaaaactAGAAAATTTTGCTCTTTACTGAAAAGAACAGAACATTATACGGTTACATTGCAGTCTAAAAAGTCTTATCAAAATAAAGGTTTgacaaatttgtattttaaaaagacaatTCGATAATTCGATCTTAGCGACATCTATACAGAAACGGTGGAAACTACACGACAACTTACCGACTTTGTTTTCGAGAACACGTGACCTAGGGGGTCTCTAACACCCCAGTATGATATCCGATCGGTATGCAAGGTTCCGTCGTaaaggggtccctgacaccccacgATGATGTCGGGGCGGTATCTAGAGGGCGTCATTGGCAcagcggggtccctgacacccctagATGAAATCAGGTCCGTATTAAGAGGGCACAACCAATATAATAATCGTCCTCTATTTTTTTCcgcagtttatttaatttacttatttatCTTTTATCCACGTACAggtttttaaaaattcgaaggaATAATAGAAATAGCcgaaagtaattttaatgatttaattataATAGTGAGTTCACATCATTGAAgtaacaatgtaatttatacgcTATGTATTTCTCTATAAATGTCTATATGAcgattatgtatttatttatttttattagaactTCTTGTGAAGTTGAACCATGTAATACATGTTTGCAAGAAAGCTCAATGTAGTTAGTGCGATACAACCACGATATATTATTACATCTCTGGTACCAGCCAAGAGAAATGAAGGTTTTGACAGGTCAGCCTGtaacatatatttttatgtaaactTTCTTTCTATGTACCActattaataaatatgtatttaccTGGAACTTTTTTTGAATTTCAGCAATTCTAGAGCTTGCTTTAGCCATTTTTACATTAGAGCTATGTACTGACTTAGGTTTCGACTCACTAACCATGATTGGATCTGCTATTTGTAACTTACTGGGTGcctaaaacaaaaatataaatcctttaaaatgttattaatatgattatctgtaaaataatttacatgtttaaaataaaactatATTCAGTTGaatcaaaaattatacaatatcTAATTTATCACATTTCTAGAATCACTTTTTGAGTTTTTTATACATCAATACTGTATGTTACATAAACACATATGATTTCATTtcttatacatatttattactATTAAAACACCATTGTAAATgttaacaattattaaataattacatttaatattttctgattgTTATCTTCATGCAATACAACAATgcatcatatacatatatattatagaaACAGAAGCGTCTGTAAAAAGTATATGAATGCAATCAGtacatgtattaaaaatgtattaaaaatgtactgAAAATTTACTAACAGTTTACTGAAAGTTTACTGAAACGAGAcagtttattattaattacttacTAATGGGTAAAATGCTTGACTTTGTGTAGCTGGTTTTAAACGACCAGTGAATGGATTAAATTGATGGAACGACATTTTCTCTCATTGCGCAACTTACCTTCCTCTACCACGGACTTCTTTTTAATAGCTTTAGAACATCGAACGAGGAATGGATCATGCGCAATCATGTGTCAGGGACTATAGATGTAGAAGACCGGATATACCTTTGTTTTCGTTTTTGATATCGAAGTAATCTGTTattacctacatgaagctaacCGGAAGGAATAACAAAATatgattacttttaatttttcttagtgtatttcgtttgtaaatcgtttgtgattgattgtgagtctatttttaacgtttgcgacaaattacttcttttgtaattatcaattttattacagtcatgatgtgagccgaaactttttagtaattttttataatgaacagattttgcgataactgataactgtaattgattggaaatcgtttgtgatttacaaatatattattttcattgtttgtgagtgaataatttcttaattatctagaagtttgttttataataaataactgtagtgcgcatgcgctacacatccggtcgtacccatcactacttcgaacaagtgagtttcatggtttgttcgtttttattaggtcttatatttcgctatttgcttcggggtccctgacaccctgGTAGCATAATAGGTATGCAGCGTCACCGGTACcccggggtctcagataccccgaatgccgtagtgtcggtatgcagagtgtcatcggtgcttcggggtccctgacaccccaagatgatatcatgtcGATATGTAGAGATAgccactggtgcttcggggtccatGGCACCCCGGATACTATATTATTGGCATGCAAAGATGGTCACCGGCGTTTCGGGGTCGGTACGCAGAGGGTgtca
This window encodes:
- the LOC117601697 gene encoding uncharacterized protein LOC117601697, producing the protein MSFHQFNPFTGRLKPATQSQAFYPLAPSKLQIADPIMVSESKPKSVHSSNVKMAKASSRIAEIQKKFQADLSKPSFLLAGTRDVIIYRGCIALTTLSFLANMYYMVQLHKKF